In Desulfovibrio psychrotolerans, a single window of DNA contains:
- a CDS encoding phosphatidylglycerophosphatase A family protein, producing MTTHTTPPRHSPPRHSTLDTICIHVSRLGPFGCSPKAPGTAGSAAAMLAAPLLFMPLSPGWRVAVLFAVFLLGSLAVTRAESLLGKKDPGEIVLDELLGQWLTYLPFAALSWGWLLTGFVLFRVFDILKPYPVRNAEHWLPGGWGVMIDDVIAGLYAMLCLGLLRLVLA from the coding sequence ATGACCACCCACACCACACCGCCCCGGCACAGCCCCCCCCGGCATAGTACTCTTGACACCATCTGCATCCACGTCAGCCGCCTCGGGCCCTTTGGCTGCAGCCCCAAGGCTCCCGGTACCGCAGGCTCCGCCGCTGCCATGCTTGCCGCCCCCTTGCTGTTCATGCCTCTTTCTCCCGGCTGGCGCGTGGCAGTGTTGTTCGCCGTATTCCTGCTGGGCAGCCTTGCCGTGACACGGGCCGAATCTCTGCTGGGCAAAAAAGACCCCGGCGAGATCGTGCTGGACGAGCTGCTGGGTCAATGGCTTACCTACCTGCCCTTTGCCGCTCTTTCGTGGGGCTGGCTGCTCACCGGCTTTGTCCTCTTCCGCGTGTTCGACATTCTTAAGCCCTACCCCGTGCGCAATGCGGAACACTGGCTCCCCGGCGGGTGGGGCGTGATGATTGACGATGTTATTGCAGGACTCTACGCCATGCTCTGTCTGGGGC
- a CDS encoding substrate-binding periplasmic protein, giving the protein MLFLAPSQGRCEFLVYAGDLPPYHCAGEDGRMQGFSISVLERVMERSGVPFNASAVRTVPWARSMKDTAEKPGRIVVGVARTPEREADYHWVGPVFTLKMGLVAKKANRVRVRDRAAIHRLRIGVINGSAPESVLHNEYAVPEDALTPVIENEHQLRILEANRVDCITHVDTVVPSLMRQFDINPDAYEMVYVLKELPMYFIFSKTTETALIRRIQENLDALHKPGKGGVSE; this is encoded by the coding sequence ATGCTGTTTCTTGCGCCTTCACAGGGGCGGTGCGAATTTCTTGTGTATGCGGGAGATCTGCCTCCGTACCACTGTGCCGGAGAAGATGGCAGAATGCAGGGCTTTTCCATAAGTGTGCTGGAGCGGGTAATGGAGCGCAGCGGGGTGCCGTTTAATGCCTCTGCGGTGCGCACTGTCCCATGGGCGCGGTCCATGAAGGATACGGCAGAGAAGCCGGGCCGTATAGTGGTCGGGGTTGCCCGCACGCCGGAGCGTGAGGCCGACTATCACTGGGTGGGGCCCGTGTTCACCCTTAAAATGGGCCTTGTGGCCAAAAAGGCCAACCGTGTGCGCGTGCGGGACAGGGCGGCTATTCATCGGCTGCGCATAGGCGTGATAAACGGGAGTGCCCCGGAATCAGTGCTGCATAACGAGTATGCCGTGCCTGAGGATGCCCTGACCCCGGTGATAGAAAACGAGCACCAGCTGCGCATTCTGGAGGCGAACCGCGTGGATTGCATAACCCATGTGGATACGGTGGTTCCTTCGCTCATGCGGCAGTTCGACATTAATCCGGATGCGTACGAGATGGTCTATGTGCTCAAGGAACTGCCCATGTATTTCATCTTCAGCAAGACCACGGAGACTGCGCTTATCCGCCGTATTCAGGAGAATTTGGACGCACTGCACAAGCCCGGCAAAGGCGGCGTGAGCGAATAA
- a CDS encoding ABC transporter substrate-binding protein, protein MKRLLMLLAVLAGVFSAVAAHADRQRILVIHSYDPGLPWVAQCNRGIDGVLAELVELERVYLDTKRIHRSEFQARADKAMQFYERFKPDLVMVGDDDALRLLGPRIAATGKPLVYFGINNNPREYFSRMPDNVTGVLERVPVFAWIRHLKRIVPGAENALVLLDGSATAEAVISVAFGDRMELSVDGVRVEYKVAADWAQWQRVILSPHGFDFITMPLYHDLKDDAGVHVPVEEVVRWTTENSSVPVFAYQDYAVGDNGVVGAFVIFGETHAQLAALMARDILEGKNPRLPTAYMDQDGMFFFNESRLTRFGLTLPEDIRRKAVFR, encoded by the coding sequence ATGAAGCGATTATTGATGCTCCTTGCCGTGCTTGCGGGTGTGTTTTCCGCAGTGGCGGCGCATGCCGACCGGCAGAGGATTCTGGTCATTCACAGCTATGACCCGGGCCTGCCGTGGGTTGCGCAGTGCAACCGGGGCATAGACGGCGTGCTCGCAGAGCTTGTCGAACTGGAGCGTGTCTATCTGGATACCAAGCGGATTCATCGTTCGGAGTTTCAGGCGCGTGCGGATAAGGCCATGCAATTTTATGAACGTTTCAAGCCTGATCTTGTAATGGTGGGCGATGATGACGCCCTGCGTCTGCTCGGGCCGCGCATTGCGGCAACGGGAAAGCCTCTTGTCTACTTCGGCATCAACAACAATCCGCGTGAGTATTTCAGCCGCATGCCGGACAATGTAACCGGTGTGCTGGAGCGGGTGCCCGTGTTTGCATGGATTCGCCATCTTAAACGCATCGTGCCGGGGGCGGAGAATGCGCTGGTACTTCTGGATGGCAGCGCAACGGCAGAGGCGGTGATAAGCGTTGCGTTCGGAGACAGGATGGAGTTGTCGGTGGATGGTGTGCGGGTGGAGTACAAGGTTGCCGCAGACTGGGCACAGTGGCAGCGCGTGATTCTGTCGCCGCACGGATTCGATTTCATCACCATGCCGCTGTACCATGACCTGAAGGATGACGCAGGAGTGCATGTGCCCGTGGAAGAAGTGGTCCGCTGGACCACTGAAAACAGTTCCGTGCCCGTGTTCGCGTATCAGGACTATGCCGTGGGTGATAACGGCGTTGTGGGGGCGTTTGTGATTTTTGGCGAAACCCACGCCCAGCTGGCGGCACTTATGGCGCGTGATATCCTTGAGGGCAAAAACCCAAGGCTGCCGACAGCCTATATGGATCAGGACGGCATGTTCTTTTTCAACGAGAGTCGCCTCACCCGTTTCGGGCTGACCTTGCCGGAGGATATACGCCGCAAGGCGGTGTTCAGGTAA
- a CDS encoding type II toxin-antitoxin system HicB family antitoxin, with translation MNTKHYTYRVIWSDEDQEFIGLCAEFPSLSWLDEDQMQALAGIVRLVDQTVQDMLSAGETMPEPLSHRKFSGKISLRTTPETHRALVLAAAEHNVSLNRHICALLNR, from the coding sequence ATGAACACCAAACACTACACGTACCGTGTTATCTGGTCCGATGAAGATCAGGAGTTTATCGGACTGTGCGCGGAGTTTCCCAGCCTTTCGTGGCTTGACGAAGACCAGATGCAGGCCCTTGCAGGTATTGTACGGCTGGTGGACCAGACTGTGCAGGATATGCTGTCAGCTGGCGAAACAATGCCGGAGCCGCTGAGCCACCGAAAATTTTCCGGCAAGATTTCCCTGCGCACCACGCCGGAAACGCACAGGGCGCTGGTTCTTGCTGCCGCAGAGCACAATGTGAGCCTGAACAGGCACATTTGCGCCCTACTCAACCGCTGA
- a CDS encoding toxin HicA, with the protein MAKLDKILQQMLTSPLNVRFNDLAHVCEHFFGAPRQEGTSHKVYKTPWAGDPRVNIQNKNGMAKPYQVKQVLAAIEKLRRGER; encoded by the coding sequence GTGGCAAAACTCGACAAGATTCTCCAGCAGATGCTCACCTCCCCGCTGAATGTCCGGTTCAACGACCTTGCCCACGTTTGCGAACATTTCTTCGGCGCACCACGGCAGGAAGGCACCAGCCACAAGGTGTATAAAACGCCGTGGGCTGGTGACCCGCGTGTGAATATTCAGAACAAAAACGGCATGGCCAAGCCCTATCAGGTTAAGCAGGTGCTTGCCGCCATTGAAAAACTGCGGAGGGGTGAACGATGA
- a CDS encoding helix-turn-helix domain-containing protein translates to MHELAVIDILERLKQATGATSDAALAIALGVTQQAISSAKARNKFPTAWAPIAADRFGVTTDWIFFGRGPMRPEDAAEQREHAPEPAEPGRCPYCAKSEKIADDLRSELSKERDMNRELVAENRQLWKENSELRERLARLEERQNAQPVSGVPSTTGNVA, encoded by the coding sequence ATGCACGAACTGGCAGTGATAGACATCCTTGAACGGTTGAAGCAGGCCACGGGAGCGACATCAGATGCCGCTCTCGCTATTGCCTTGGGGGTTACTCAACAGGCCATCTCAAGTGCAAAGGCTCGGAATAAGTTCCCTACAGCGTGGGCACCCATTGCGGCGGACCGTTTTGGAGTAACAACTGACTGGATATTCTTTGGCCGTGGACCGATGCGCCCGGAAGACGCCGCAGAGCAGCGGGAGCATGCGCCCGAACCCGCCGAACCAGGCAGATGCCCGTACTGTGCCAAATCCGAAAAAATTGCTGATGATTTGCGCAGTGAGCTGAGCAAGGAACGGGACATGAACCGGGAGCTGGTTGCCGAGAACCGGCAGCTATGGAAGGAAAACAGCGAGCTGCGGGAACGCCTTGCCCGCCTGGAAGAACGGCAGAACGCTCAACCTGTTTCGGGGGTTCCTTCGACGACTGGCAATGTGGCATAA